The window TCATTTACTTGTCTACAGAACGACCTCATTTGTGGCCTCTACGGAGGGAGccatgctctaaacttagtcgtgccaatagattggtaaatcctcaaatgtcgaacaaatgactcaaggagtcgagcctccatgaaggcatagtaaaaatgactaaagactccaaaagaaaaaggagtcgagcctcaaggGGTtgtgttgaatgatgaaagtcccacatcgactaatttaaggaatgatcatggaatactctctccattggtatgaggcctttttgGGGAAtctcaaagcaaagtcatgagagcttatactcaaagtggacaatatcatatcatagtggagaatcgtgttcgtctaacactcTATAGAGGGGTGAATCAGTAAGCAACATATTTGCAGGCTTTCATCGCATCTTTAGATATCGGTAATCACTAGATAGGCTAAggcgtgtatatatatatatatatatatatatatatNNNNNNNNNNNNNNNNNNNNNNNNNNNNNNNNNNNNNNNNNNNNNNNNNNNNNNNNNNNNNNNNNNNNNNNNNNNNNNNNNNNNNNNNNNNNNNNNNNNNNNNNNNNNNNNNNNNNNNNNNNNNNNNNNNNNNNNNNNNNNNNNNNNNNNNNNNNNNNNNNNNNNNNNNNNNNNNNNNNNNNNNNNNNNNNNNNNNNNNNNNNNNNNNNNNNNNNNNNNNNNNNNNNNNNNNNNNNNNNNNNNNNNNNNNNNNNNNNNNNNNNNNNaaacaaacaaacaaacaaacaggaAGAGCTGCATGCATGAGAAAAAATAGCACAAAAAGGGCATATTTTTAATCTGCTATGTGTGttgaaatttcagaacacaTAGCATAAAAATGGCATATTTTTCTGTACAAGAaagatttgattaaaaaaagaggaagTGGGTGTAGAGAGTACGTGGGTGCAGCCTATCTGAGATGGTGAAAATggagatttgattttaaaaaaaaaacataacattcaTTCTGAACAATTCACAAACCCTAAACTTCTGTCTgtttctgtgtttttttttaaaaaaaaaaaaaaaaaaaaaagcaaaatggTTCATAAATCTCTTAGCTCAGCTGCTAATTCACTGCAAAGCCTGTCTGCTTCGCTATAATTTCTAATGTtttcctcttctctctctcacaaCCATGCACTGCAAACTTCATTAAACAGACATGACTGCATAAAGTTGTGGGGTTTTCAGAGACAAGACATCCTCATTTTTCTCACTCTAATCAGAACTCTAAATGTGTTTAAGAGTCAACCACACACATCAATTATAGGACCCCATTTCACTTCACCTTGGGTTCCTCACTAAAACCtataaacttttcattttaatgtttttgtaaCATGAGTGGAGATGAGACAAGGGTATGAGATTGTGTCATGGCATCGTGTTGGCTAAGGTGAGTCAAAATGTATttgtgacactcgagtaaaagagtagtacatgaatgaatcgataCCACATTTGAATGTGTAACAGTCTAAACCTATCGCTAGCGGACGcgtttaaaaccttgagagaaagttcaaaaagaaaagcccataaatgacaatatctgctggcggtAGTCTTGGACTATTGTAAATGATATTATAGCCAGACactgagtggtgtgccagtgaggacgctaggcccctaaggaggtggattgtgagatctcaaattggttggagaggggaacgaagtattcatTACAAGTGTGTGGAGGAAACCTATTTAtgctttttaaaaccttgagaggaagcacAGAAGGGAcaacccaaagaaaacaatatctgctagaggtgggTTTCAACTGTTATGGAATGAGAATGATCTTGAAGATGAGATTCTTtcgaaaaacttaaaagaattgaagctATTACCTATACTAACAATGTGTTTGTCTGTAGAGGTAGTTTTCGTTCTTAAAAACGAGTAACGTGACAATGTCACACGAAAATGTCGGGATAACAAACTTTCAGAAGTTTGAACATATGATgatcatataatttatatgattcTATGGCCAAACGAACCAAAGAAATTCCAAAAGCACCATTAGAAGTTAAAGTCCACCTTCTCGAGAATTCGTCCATCTCTCGATTGGTTCGTGTAGAAGAAGTTAAATTCCGAGCGGTTTGTTTAACATTTTGGGAGCAAAATAATGTAAACTTAAAAGTATAAGACAGATGTGTACCACTTAGAACATCTGTAATTAAAGGGTTTGGTGAGATGAATTAATCCTATAGGCCATaaccaaatttataacatTGCCACCATTAATGCAAACAAACATAACCACACGTTGGTACCAACattattacaaacaaaatgtAGTAAGTCGTCAAGATATCTGCCTACCTTTGAAAGAACTaatccacactcttataagaaatgaatgttgtattctcttcttcaatcaatgcGAGATCTTACCATCCATCCCTTTGAaaggtttagggtttggagGCTAGCATCCTTGCGGTGtgatgtttcgttccccttttcaactgatgtgagatttcacgaTCTACTCCCTTaggggccagtgtccttgctcctcactaaccgatgtgggatctcacaattcacccccatggaggccagcgtcctcgcagtgtgatgtttcattcctctctcctatcgatgtaggatctcacaatcaccCACTTGGAGGCCAGCATCCTTGAAGTGTGATGTTTCGTACCTCTCTcaaaccgatgtgagatctcacggtTCACCCCCTTGAGGGTCAGCATTCTCATTGGCACACTACTTGGTGTCtttgctttccctttcgaacttcccctaAAGGCGTTAAAATGTATCTACTAGAAAAATGTTTCCATGtagttataagaaatgtttcgtttttctctctaattgatgtggaatctcacgaTTGATCAGggtttttttcaattaatgaTATCTCAAACATGGACACCTTCAAAGtttagaaattgaaatgggacaaaaagaagtgaaaaaaaaaaaaaaaaacaataataataataataataaaagtaatagTAGAGGAGGGTAGGGAGACAAAAAGGGTGTTTGATTACGTATTGAAATCAGAGAATTGGAATCTATTCTTACTTTGTTTCCAAACGATCCTTTGTTTCTTccattcttttccttctgattCTCACTTTTATTTTCTGCTCATTTCAACACATTACTTAACCCTTCCACAACATTTCATTCTTGGTCAACAACATTACAAACCAAAGACAAAAAAGCTGTCTTGTTTTGCAGACAAGTTGACTTCCCATCTTCTCTCAACtgttccaaaaaaaaaaaaaaaaatacaatatccGCTAACAGTAAACTTAGACCATTACATCTTAATTCTTCTTCTACCTTTAAGCTCACTTTTCTTTAATCATTGACGAACAATCGaacttataattttgttattcATTTGATTGAAGGTGAAATAGGTTTGTGTCTTAAACATCCAAACCTTTTTTGTTGGTTGTTTTGTTGGTGTTATTATTGTTAGTGATAATGTAatagagacagagagagagagagagggtagGGTTCTGAGAAGGTGCAGTGTGTAGCCCCTTGGCCCTCTCCCCAACCAGccccttctctttcttttctttccttcccacaaataattaaacaattattatGCCTTTCATTTCAAATGCTTGCCTTCtctcagagagagagagagggagagagagagagaggctcGAAAATTGAGTCATTCCTATCATAATGACCAAAGGACTATGgattcagagagagagagaaagatacaaataaataaactgcATGGGGTAGCAGGCAATGGATTCAGATATTGGACGTCCATTAACTTCTACCTCTTAAAATACGACAAAATACAGTCTTGTATCTATTATAGATGTCTATTTAATTCTCGATTTGATAAAGAATTTTGTAGagatatgaaatgaaataggAGACAAGGCGGGAATGAGAAAGGCTTCACCGTCTTTGTCTTAACTAAATGAGCTTCTCTAGTCCTTAGTCTAATGGAGAATTTTGCATGAATAGGAAACGAAATAGGAGACGAGAAAGACCTCTCCTCCTTTGTTTTCATCGTATAGGCTTCTTGAGTCCTCAGTCTAATGGAGAATTTTACCGGGATCATGAAATAGGAGATGGAGCATGAGCGGGAAAGACTTCTCCGCCTTTGTCCTAATGAATGTTAACTATGTTAGTCATGTTGTAGCTCACGATATCGAATTGCGTTAGTCATATTGTAGCGGTCTCGTGgaataattcataattttttggaagggagagagatttgGTATGATTAGAGGAGAGAGTGGAATGAAGGGTGATAGAAGAGGGTAAAATAAGGGTATGGTGGCGTACACAAAATGACAGCAAAaatgaatgagagagagagagagaagatgaGGGGCAGTTTGGATTTAGAATAAGATTGATAGCCACAACACATTAGGATTACAATTAATGACAGACCACCCTCccccagagagagagagagagagagagagagagaatttgagagagagaatttgagagaagagagagagagacagagacagagagagagagagagagagacagagagagagagagagagagagagagataaggAGTGTCTTAataatgtatgtatgtgtgaTGAGGCTTATCATAACCCTCATCATCGTCAAGTCGTTTTACATTCACTTctcccaaaaaaaacaaaaacaaaaaaccctCTCCCCAGAATTCCacgcctctctctctctctctctctctctctctctctctctctcccaaaaAGAAACCCTTTCACACTTTCAGCTCAAACTATCCCACCAAGCTTCAATTCCCACTCTCTATATATTACCCAtcacttctttcttctctatacAGATTGGGAGAGATTGGGAGAGATTCAGAGAGAGATTGGGAGAGATTCAGAGAGATTGGGAGAGAGATTCAGAGAGATTCAGAGAGAGAGGGTTCCCActcaaaaagtttgaatttttttacaCCCTTTGAGCTCTAGTTTGCAATCCCATTAAAGGGTTACTACCAATTTAGTATTATTAGTTGATTTTTGATGAACATGTGGATGATGGGTTACAATGACGGCggagatttgaatttttcttccGATTCATTCAATGCCCGGAAACTTCGACCGCTCATTCCTCGCCCTCTCTCTTCTCCCTCCACCAACGATTTCTTCTCTCAATTTTATCAAATNAGTGTATGGCGtgactcctttttttttttttttttcattattttccttcaaatccGTTCATATTCACCGGATTTTAATGTTCTGTAGGGACTGATCAGAGCAAAAGAGAGTTGAATAATGCACCACCGCCGCCGGTCGTGGTAAGCTCGCGGTGGAATCCGACGCCGGAGCAGTTGAGATTACTGGAGGAATTGTACCGCCGGGGAACTCGAACACCGTCCGCCGACCAGATTCAACATATCACCGCTCAGCTCCGCCGTTTTGGGAAGATCGAAGGGAAGAACGTGTTCTATTGGTTTCAGAATCACAAGGCTAGAGAGCGGCAGAAACGCCGCCGTCAGATGGAATCTTCCGACCAGTCGATTTGCGACATTGAAATCCTCGAACGGAAAGATTCAGGTAACAAAAAAATCCGACcatttgaaatgtttttttgttcatgattttgtgaaatttaagcgataaaaaaggaagaacattGATGTGTTTGAACCCGTGACATAGATTTTTGTCGCGAAGAGGCACAAATTTTGTCTTTGGGAGTTGTTCTAAACATTCTATTTGTTTGTTGATATGTAAAGTCGTATTCTTTTTGTCTTACTTTTTGTCAACAGGGTCGGGTAGGACAGTCTATGAAGTTGAACACACCAAGAACTGGCCTACCTCTACAAACTGCCGTACACTTGTGGAggtttctattttctttctctcacttttttttgtgttctaaTAAAAACCATTTTTACAACAAATCATGCTTTATCGTTTCGTTTAGCGTAAGTTTTCATGGCTTTATGCTTACTTATGTGTTCTCgatcttcatttttctcttaattagctaatATGAGGCTTTAACAATACCCGTCTCGGATAAAGTAACGTTGAGTTTCTTCCTAAATAGTTAGTACTATTCGGGTCAACTCCTTTTTTTCATGGGTCTTCTCTATTAAGATACctcgagactcacaacttctttgttccaCACTTGAAAATTCTATTGAGCTATTCGGGTCAACTCCGTTCAAGATTTgtaacttctttgtttgacaccCGAGAATTCTTTTGAGCTATCTGGGTCGACTCCTTTTCTCGTCGACTCCTTTTCTCCATGAGTCTTTACCATGAAGGCATCTTcaagactcacaacttctttgttcgacatccGAAAATCCTATTAGGTTATTGGGGTCAAATCCTTTTCTCCATGGATTTTCACTATGAAgacacaacttctttgttcaacaacTGAAAATTCTATTGAGCTATCCGAGTCGATTCGTTTTCTCCACGGATCTTCATTACGAGGACAcattcgagactcacaacttctttgttcgacgcTCGAAAATTCTATTGAGCTATCTGGGTCAACTCCATTTCTCCTTTTCTCCACGGATTTTTGATATGAAGACACCTTTGAGACTCGCAACTTCTTTATTTGACTACCCGAAAATTCTTTGAGCTATCTGGATCAActccttttctccttttctccaCGGATTTTTGATATGAAGACACCTTTGAGACTCCAACTTCTTCTTTGACCACCCGAAAATTCTTTGAGTTATCCTGGTCAACTCCTTTTCTCCACGGATCTTCACtaagactcacaacttctttgttcgacacccGAAAATTCCATTAAGCCAGTTCAATAGAGCTGATCAACACCTCGGATactcaaatgatcttcatgtTAATTAGTCAACATCGGCTCTCGAACATAGTTAGTCTAGAAGAATGTTTGGTGATGATTATTCAAACCATCCCATGCATGAAATGATGAGGTAATGGGAAGGGTAGCTTTAAGGTGAAAAAGTTATTATAGCGTGTGATAAAGAAAAGAtgttgaagaaggaagaaggaagggAACAAAAAGCTTAGCTTAGTTTGTTGGGAAATGAAAAGGCTCCAAAAGCTGCATTCCTTCCTTTCTGTCGGCTCTATACCTCCCTCCCCCTCTTATCAAACTTTGAACATCGTCTTCCCCCCTTTGCGTCTTTTCATGCCATCACGgcctctcgtggctttgctttaggcttacccaaaaggcctcgtaccaatgaaaatgtattccttacttataaacctatgatcattctctaaattatcaCAGGAATCTCTTCCAATTCAACGCGCGCCAAAAGATTGCACTAAGACACAAAATGGATGCCTCCATTCTACGGCGGCCACTCCCGGCGGTGTCGGTGGCGGTGGCGTTGGTGGCTGCAGGCAACTGATGATGAACACCGCCCCCATGGCCGCCACCACCACGACCGCGACAGTTACAACAATAATGCACCAAGATGATGGGGTTGAAGGATTAGAAGAATCAGAAACCCTACAACTATTTCCATTGTGCAGTGAGACAAGAAATGGTGGGTGTGAAACAGTGGGAAGCTCAGGGATGAACAGTGCTAATGTGATGACTCCACTTCAGTTCTTTGAATTCCTTCCATTGAAGAATTGATTAAGGCATGAAGAAGTGATTTACCAAAGCTTTAAAGTTTGTTCTTTCTGTTTATGTAAGTTGATTGATGAATAGTTTGGTgaaatgtttcttttcttttcccatttGGGCTTTCAATTTCGTGTTTTAGTCACAGTTTTATATCGGGTTGATTCTCAAcgctcaaatatcaaatatttataagttaCAATGCACTCTTACAAacgtttaatatttttaatcttcgtaataatcttaaaagtaggtTGAGTTTTAGTTGTACATTATATTTTCAGATTGGTCGGGTTGacccaaataaaaaagttCCAATCTAACctaaattgaaagaaaatccaacCGAGCTGTCCAAATTGTTCGAGTCAttggtttatatttttttattggatagAGTTGTGAGCTTCTTTAGGTTTTAGTGCACTAAGGTAGACCTATGATTATtcttagaattttttattggatCCCATAGGAATGACTCTAGAACGAGACATTATAACTTAAAAGATGATTCTCGACATAATTGAAACATATCCTAGAAACCGATCTTACAAATACTTTTCATcactatgagatcccacaacggTTGGTTGAacaagggaacgaaacattgcttataagcgtgtgaaaacctctcacaccctagtaaacacattttaaaaccgtgagactgacgacaacACATAACAagtcaaagcgaacaatatctagtagcggTGAATGAATTTGGATGGTTACAATCCCATTTGACCGTGCAACTTAAACAATTATTTGttcgaaaaccctaatgaGTTGAATGGGTAATTAATGTAAAATGCAGGGCTGAGAGATGCAAAGGCCATAAAATGAAGGAATTAAAGAAGGGtgtaagaagaaaaagagaatgaaagaagagagGAGAGGGTTTAAGTGAATTTATGAGCGATGGCAGAAGGAAGGAAGGCAAGAGGAGGTGCGGTGTGGCAGTGTGGTTGGGCCATATAAATCTGAATTACAACAACAGTAGAAAGTGACAAGACTTGAGcttggtttgtttgtttggacaTATAATAACATCATATTCACACAAACCCCACCACAAGTTTCCCCTTAATGCACTCACTTAGACCCACCATTGTTACATCCCtttcctccctctctctctccttatTCTTCGTCATCATCACCTCATCATCGAGCTTTCGTTATGATATATATTCTCGACCAAAACgtcaaaagtttaaatcttTACATTAGTTTAACAACTCCTTCGAACTTcattccctttcgagcttcccctcaagattgtagcctaacgtcctcgttggcacatcgcttggtgtttggctctgatatcatttgtaacaatctaagTAAGCCCACTGGTAGTAATATTATCTTTgtgagctttctcttttgagcttcccaacCCAATGTTCTTGTCATCAGAGTGTCTTGTGTTTGGAtctataccatttataacaacctaAGCTCACTACCAGTAGATGCTGTCTTTTTTGAGCTACCCTTTTGGACTTCTCgtgaaagttttaaaatgcgtcggttgaggagaggttttcatacccttataagaaacgTTTCGTTACCCTTTCTAACCGAATGAGATCTAAGAGTAACTTCTTATGACGGGTTGTACCTATTTCACAACTCGAACAATTTTTTAGTATCTATATAGTAAGTCTACTTCTAGAGGAGTGTTCTCTTATTCCGACTTAGTCCCTATAGTAGCACAACCGAGTCAACGATAAGCGATCTTCTGTCATTTCTTGTGCTTCATGGGCCTGGAGGAAGATTCTTGTTGGGCCACTAAAGAGCCCAAGGTCCAAACTAAGCCCAAACCCAAGTGTATAGCTTATCTTGAGAAAGTTCTTTCTAGGCCCAAAAGTGGAAGCCCactaacaaattatttttccttttattatttcttttgtgtatatatttaaaattattaaaaaaagaaaaaatcatgaGTCTGTCGTCTGGGTGAAACAGTCGAATAAACGACAACAATTTTAATAGAAGAATCTCTTTTTCGACGACGTTAGCTTTGGTGTCGGCCCCGTCTGANaaagttaaaaaaaaaaaaaaaaagagagaagggtATAAAGGGAAATGTGGCCTTAACTTTGTTCGAGTGCGGTGATCAGTAGCAGAGCCGTTGCACATTCAGATCCAAAAAGTGGAATAAAGCAATGTGAACCGTTGATGTGAAAAGATCGAAGGTTTGTACTCATTTTGCTCCATACGTGTGTATGATGCTTTCTTTACCCAATATTTACCTAACTCACACGTGTCAATATTACAGCTGTTATTAAATGGTTAGAACACTCAGAAAAATAATCATCATCCGAATGTGATTGGATAATTGTTCTAGTCCACTGTTAgcagttattttttttcctaaactTTTCATTGGGGCatacattcttataaaaaaaatatttcgttttttTCTCGAAtcgtgtgagatctcataattcacccctGTTGATGGCCAACATTCtagctggcacactgctcaaTATCTGACTTTAATCATTTGTAATATCTTAagttcactgctagtagatattgtatattttaacttattaTATTAACGCTGTGATACgtataattttaatgaaatgaaacatACTTTTGGTTTTCGAGTAAGAATCTAAATGTGATACgtataattttaatgaaatgaaacatACTTTTGGTTTTCGAGTAAGAATCTAAATGGGGAACAGCCATTAATTGGATCGTTGAAGAAAGTGAAATGCTTTAAAGTTTGAACCATGGAGGAGACACCCCATATCTCTTTACatactttattataaaaaaaaacactactTTGGTCTCTCTTCTTACTACATTTCAAAACCTTTATTAGTGATTAAAGTAAGCTAAAAATGCAAAGGACAAATTAAACGTTTTACATACCTCGATGACATCTAACGGTTGTGCGTTCTACTCCACTTAATTTAATCATCTTGGGTCATTTGAAGCTGGTGCACGAAAAAACTGAGTCACAGTCAATgttttttcaatattgttaCGAGAAACGTTCAAATTCGATGATTTTGTTGACACTCAGCaccaaaaaatagtttttcttTCGACCGATTTTGGTTCGATGGACGACAAGGTACAATTGACAACTCTTGGCTTGTGGTTTAGTCCTAAGAACGCTCTAGAAAAGGCAAATGTTAACCAAAAGGAAACGGTTGATTCCCTTGACATGTGAACCAGTTCCCTTTGTGTAAGATCGTGcacaaccaaaccaaaccaaaccctcTTCCACTGCTTCTGACATCTTTGGGAACTGGGCAGCTTTGTCCATAAAGTCTCCATTTTTACTCATAAATGTCTAATATCAATGCTCAAATAATGTCGCTTCTTCCCATTCAATtatacaattttcaaaaaagcCTCCAACCCATTTCAGCTTTCCTCACTAAAAGTTGAGATTTTGAGTGCCTTTGGGTCGAAGATCGTTCAGACGGCGAAGTGAAgagttgatcatgagtttataagtaagaaatatatctctattgaTACGAGGTCTTTTTGGgctatgctcaaagtggataaaaTCAAACCATGTTCTCTATTTTTAAGCTCTGTTTCTCTATATAAACCCTCAACCCCAACAATTCTTTATATTCAGCTATCAGTCATGAAGGTCTCTCTGGGATCTGTGGTTGCGCTCACTCTCTACACTCTCCTGACTGCCCACATTTCAGGTAACTAAATGAAGTTTTGGGGttcttattttgttcaatGTGACTCAAATCCATggcttttcttctttgatttctcaCAGTTTTGGTCTCCGCCACTACAATAACGCTTTACAACAAATGTTCTCACCCCGTTTGGCCTGGCATTCAGCCAAGTGCAGGCAAGCCCTTGTTGGCTAGAGGTGGTTTCAAGCTCCCACCCAACAAGGCTTACTCTCTGCACCTTCCACCTCTCTGGTCTGGCCGCTTCTGGGGCCGCCATGGCTGTGCATTCGACGCATCTGGACGAGGCAAGTGCGCTACAGGGGATTGTGGGGGAGCCCTTTTCTGCAATGGCATTGGCGGCACACCACCAGCTACTCTTGCTGAGATTACACTTGGAAATGACCAAGATTTCTATGATGTAAGCCTTGTTGATGGCTATAACTTAGCCATTTCCATTACTCCTTCGAAAGGCTCAGGGAAATGTAGCTATGCTGGGTGTGTTAGTGACCTTAACATGATGTGTCCTGTTGGTTTGCAAGTTAGATCTCATGATAACAGGAGAGTGATGGCCTGCAAAAGTGCTTGTTTTGCATTCAATTCTCCAAGGTATTGCTGCACAGGCAGCTTTGGGAACCCACAATCCTGCAAGCCGACTGCTTATTCTAAGATCTTCAAGGCTGCATGTCCTAAGGCTTACTCTTATGCTTATGATGATCCTACTAGCATTGCTACTTGTACTGGTGGAAACTATTTGGTCACTTTTTGCCCTCATCACGGTTAGAAAGAACCACATTTCTCTCTGCTTTTTCTGTTGTATATGCTACTTCTGGATAGGAGTTTATGAGGTTTGTATTGGCTTTTACTGATGCCAAGTTCCCAACTTTCTCTAGGAATTAATGGGTTTTGGCTTGTAGTAATGGGTGGTTCTGGTTATTTTGTGGTAATGGTTGGACTATGAATATGAGTTTAAAGGAACTAAGAAGCTCTAATTAAATTGCTTATCTGGACACTTGCTTTTCACCGTCTGTTTGAACACCCTAAATTCAATCTTTAGCTGTTAAGTTAACCCAATGATGCAATTTTCAATGCATTTGGTTGaattataaacataaatatggAACAAATATGATCTAAATCATACTTGATACTGTTGTTCTTTGGTTCAAATCAGTAGTTTTACAGTGGAGATTGAGTAAGGTCACATAGGATGAAGTTGAAACAATGGAGTGAAGCAAGTTTAGAGGTAGAAATTAAGCGTATgttattgtaacgaccctagttTTCTACTAACCTAGAGTCGCTatagttggtattagagccagacactggggg is drawn from Cucurbita pepo subsp. pepo cultivar mu-cu-16 chromosome LG09, ASM280686v2, whole genome shotgun sequence and contains these coding sequences:
- the LOC111801507 gene encoding thaumatin-like protein, which encodes MKVSLGSVVALTLYTLLTAHISVLVSATTITLYNKCSHPVWPGIQPSAGKPLLARGGFKLPPNKAYSLHLPPLWSGRFWGRHGCAFDASGRGKCATGDCGGALFCNGIGGTPPATLAEITLGNDQDFYDVSLVDGYNLAISITPSKGSGKCSYAGCVSDLNMMCPVGLQVRSHDNRRVMACKSACFAFNSPRYCCTGSFGNPQSCKPTAYSKIFKAACPKAYSYAYDDPTSIATCTGGNYLVTFCPHHG
- the LOC111801412 gene encoding WUSCHEL-related homeobox 1-like, which produces MNMWMMGYNDGGDLNFSSDSFNARKLRPLIPRPLSSPSTNDFFSQFYQXRTDQSKRELNNAPPPPVVVSSRWNPTPEQLRLLEELYRRGTRTPSADQIQHITAQLRRFGKIEGKNVFYWFQNHKARERQKRRRQMESSDQSICDIEILERKDSGSGRTVYEVEHTKNWPTSTNCRTLVEESLPIQRAPKDCTKTQNGCLHSTAATPGGVGGGGVGGCRQLMMNTAPMAATTTTATVTTIMHQDDGVEGLEESETLQLFPLCSETRNGGCETVGSSGMNSANVMTPLQFFEFLPLKN